GCCGtcaagttttttgttttggttttctcgTATCCCACATTCCTAAAACGTTTTATGCTTTCTCGTCCTGGTGAATTCAATCCTAACAATTTTGGAATCTCAATATTGTTGCCTGCCATGATGTCTGactatggcaaaaaaaaaaaaaaaactagtcgtCATGAAAGCAAAGCAAGGGCTCTCAAGAAATCATGAGACCAATTGCCTCACAAATTATGTAGAACTAGCTCAATAATATGTTGAGTAAGGATGTATATGCAGACGCGGATGCGGTTAATCCGCATCCACTCGGTTATTATTCGATTTTCACAAATAGGTAATAAATCTATTTTAAAAgctttcaaaaataattttgaccaattttaattttttgggtttgttttgaaaatataatgcaatacaaaaaatatgtaaaatcgagaaaaaaaaaaaagagaagatttttatgttttttatctCATGATTCAATGAGCATAACAAACAAGCcagcaaacattaaaaaaatataaattataaatccaacacacacacacacacatatatataaggTGCATTCACGTACCTAAAACCGTTATTCGCATCTGCACATGCGAATGGTATTTTTTGCTAACCGCATTCACATGCGTAGATTACAAATACGAATAGTTAATATTTGCATGCATATACACTCCTAATTTTGAGCATTCTAAAATCATTTTAACTAAACATAATTGCCTAAGGAAAAGGGTGTTAGCGCAAAAGACTATAGAGCAAATAATGTATCTCTCCATTCCTCGATTTCTTTATTTCACATTAAGCAATGATTGCATTGAATAGGCTCCTTTCTATTTCATTTGGACAATTTTGCCCCCTAAAATAAAGGACTATGGCTAGTTGaacataaaattaaagcaaTATGGCGGTTCGAATTCTTTTGGAAATGAAAGTCACGTGATAAACTATCACATTTTAGTAGCTAACATAATAAATGTCATGTGAACTGTCAGGTCAAGTAACGTCTTTTAAGccatttaaaacacatcacgtCAACCGATGTAAAATGGGTGtgaaaaataacattatttataaatataatacatagagataattcaaacataaaaacaatacgACAATGTTATCCTCCAgctttaaaagagaaatgttagatacTATAATTCTATATAATATTCATCCAACAATGCTGACTTGGCACTACCAACCAATCATCgaatctttttattattattattatttaacaatgattaatccAAATGTTAGTTGGGAGTGTCATGTCAGCATTATTGAATGAATATcagataaaattataatatctaGCATTTTTTGAGAAGTCATCAAACAATGGATGCCAAAGTTGCATCATTATTTTCTAATACCCTCTCGCGCTTTGAATTCCTGAGGATGGAAGAAGCACGTACTCGGAAATCCAGAAACAAGTGGCTGGCTGCATCGGAGCAAAATTTTGAGAACCTCTTTCATGGAGGGTCTGGAAGAAGGCAGAGTATCTGTACAAATGATTCCAAGTTGGAAAACACAGCACATTTCATCCAAGTAACAGAGCTCCTTGACCTCCTCGTCCAAGGCATCAACTATAGGCTTGCTTTCCTGAATCTGTCGCCAAGCCCATTGGACAAGTGATGTGTGTTCGTCACTCTCACTAGCATTTCTTCCAGTTGCCAGTTCCAAAAGGATGACCccaaagctataaacatcaATCTTCTCATTTAGTCGTATCGTGTGAGCATACTCTGCAGTTTAAGTTAATTACAATTAAGAAGCAACAAATTAAAACTCCTGCTGATGATAAAAGGGAGACAATTACCAacattaattataataaaaatgaaacttGCAAAATTTTATGTCACACACCTGGAACTATGTAGCCGAAAGAGCCAACCACAGCTGACATTGTAGCAGATTCTCCCTGCTTGATCATCATCTTGGCTAGACCGAAATCGGCGATTTTTGCATTAAACTCGGAATCTAAtaggatgttgcttgacttgAGATCTCGATGAACAATGGGTGGTGAGCAGTCGTGGTGCATATAGGAGAGCCCCTGGGCAGCCCCAACTGCTACCTTCATCCTCTTAGGCCAATCCAAGACATCGTTATGGACTGAACCCGAGACAGTTGATGCTCCACTCTTCCTATGCAGCCATAGATCCAAGCTGCGGTTTTCCAAATACTCGTAGACAAGAAGTTTTGAATTATCACTGGAGATACAACAGAGCAACTTCACTATGTTGGAATGTCGAATTGAACTCAGTATTTTGACTTCTGCCAGAAATTCTTTTtcaagcttctgttctagcttttTCTTATTCCATATCTTCTTCACAGCGACAATTTCACCAGATGGATTAATAGCAACACGATATACCTTTCCCGATCCACCGCTACCAATCACATTATTATCTATCAGTCTAGACAAAATGTCAGATTCTGTGAAATTCAGCGTCTGGAATGAGGTGAGCTCCCACGTCAAATCCAATACATGCTTTCTCTTCCTATAAATTCTGATCACAAGCAATGAAGCTACCAAACCCAGGAAAGCTGCTGGTAAAACTATAATCCAAGCAAgtaatttggaagaaattttgcttgaattttggGGTTTGGAATTGCATTTGGCAATGTTAAGTGACGGCCTATTAGCACAGAGACGAGGATTGTTCAAGAAGCTGTTGGCATATGCATCATTTTCGAATTCACTTGGTATCCTCCCAGTCAAATGATTCGAAGAGAGGTTGAGTGAAGTGAGCTTCAGGAGGCCAAGTTCGCTTGGAATTTCACCAAACAGTTGGTTTTCTGAGAGGTCCAAAACAATGAGTCCTGGTAAAGAACCAAATGCCTCTGGAATTTGTCCAGAGATTGCATTTCGGCTAAGGTTTAGCATATTTAGCGATTTCCATGATAAAAAATCTGATGGAAGGGAGCCTGAGAGTTGATTCTGATCAAGAAAAAGAGTTATTAAAAGAGGAAGAGCTGTTAGTTCTCGAGGAATTGTACCGTTTAAGAGGTTATTGCTGGCCTCGAGATGCACCAAATTCCTCCAGGAAGACACTCCTGCTGGAATTTTACCCGAAAACTTGTTATGATTGATCTCTAATCGAGAAAGATTCCGTGACACTCTCTCGGGAAGCTCACCTGTAAATGAATTGTTGCTTAACATCAAGATGCTCAAATTGAATAATGTCCATAGGCCACTAGGAACATTCCCAGAAAACCTATTATTATGAACTCTAAGACTTATCAAATTGCCGCAATTTCCAAGCGATTGGGGCAGTTCACCACTGAGGTTGTTGTTGAAAGCTACCACTCTTACCAACCTTCCATTATCACCCAAGTGTTGTGGCAGCTGGCCAGTAAGCCAATTGGACGACACCAGAAACTCTTCAAGCATAGAATATCGCCCAAAGTCCGAAGACATAGTACCTGATAAATTGTTGTCAAACAGTTTAAGATTTATCAGCCCCGGAAGACGACCTATGTTGTCTGGAATTTTTTCAGATAATTGATTGAGAAACAAACTCAGACCCGACAATTTGGTGAGTCTTCCAAAATCATCGGGTATTGTTCCGGTCAAATGATTCTCGGAGAGATCAACAACCTCTATATTTAAAGCCTCAACCACTCGAGGAATCTCTCCggacaatttgtttttgtaaaggAACACTTTACTCAAATTCTTTAGCATAAACAAACCGCTCGGGATTTTCCCCCTCAAATTGTTCTTCGACAAA
The Alnus glutinosa chromosome 14, dhAlnGlut1.1, whole genome shotgun sequence genome window above contains:
- the LOC133857739 gene encoding receptor-like protein kinase 5, yielding MNITGTVPPFMCDLKNLTTLDLSYNCITSNEFPRALYKCFNLQYLDLSQNYFVGTVPDDIHLMAQLRQLNLGANSFSGNIPASIGRLTELRSLQLFACQFNGSFPLGIGNLSNLEQLKLAYMTRITTMLPSEFTRLNKLKYLWVAGSNLVGEIPDMIGEMAALEHLDLSKNNLRGKIPSGLFMLKNLSKVFLYKNKLSGEIPRVVEALNIEVVDLSENHLTGTIPDDFGRLTKLSGLSLFLNQLSEKIPDNIGRLPGLINLKLFDNNLSGTMSSDFGRYSMLEEFLVSSNWLTGQLPQHLGDNGRLVRVVAFNNNLSGELPQSLGNCGNLISLRVHNNRFSGNVPSGLWTLFNLSILMLSNNSFTGELPERVSRNLSRLEINHNKFSGKIPAGVSSWRNLVHLEASNNLLNGTIPRELTALPLLITLFLDQNQLSGSLPSDFLSWKSLNMLNLSRNAISGQIPEAFGSLPGLIVLDLSENQLFGEIPSELGLLKLTSLNLSSNHLTGRIPSEFENDAYANSFLNNPRLCANRPSLNIAKCNSKPQNSSKISSKLLAWIIVLPAAFLGLVASLLVIRIYRKRKHVLDLTWELTSFQTLNFTESDILSRLIDNNVIGSGGSGKVYRVAINPSGEIVAVKKIWNKKKLEQKLEKEFLAEVKILSSIRHSNIVKLLCCISSDNSKLLVYEYLENRSLDLWLHRKSGASTVSGSVHNDVLDWPKRMKVAVGAAQGLSYMHHDCSPPIVHRDLKSSNILLDSEFNAKIADFGLAKMMIKQGESATMSAVVGSFGYIVPEYAHTIRLNEKIDVYSFGVILLELATGRNASESDEHTSLVQWAWRQIQESKPIVDALDEEVKELCYLDEMCCVFQLGIICTDTLPSSRPSMKEVLKILLRCSQPLVSGFPSTCFFHPQEFKAREGIRK